The DNA region taaaggttagtaaacactgtcatgaatgtttcacgagagttaactccagcgtgtttagtgtgtctagcggtggtgaaaccttttttttctctctctggcaacggtctgtgttgagaaagagagtgtgtgtatactgtaaacatgatacaagtcatacacacatgctttttatggaaaataattatttttgttctgatggtaataatgttgagctgtgccggtgggtttaggctcacctgaaggactgcatttatttttatttagaaaatatatattttctttaaactTAACATTATTCTTATGttcaaatttgttttgttttgaaaaataaaaatcaagttcaatgggaaaaaagttttttttaaacccaaatatcccaaattaacacattttacagctgtaattgcaataccatgataccaTGAAACCGGGATATTTTGgctcaaggttatcataccggcacatgcctaacccCTTACTTTTTGTGCATGGTTCTTTTATACTGAATTAACTAATACTGGGTGCATTTGTCTCTGTTAACTGCTGAGCCCATTTGAACACTGTTGCTATCTAAATCAGCAGCACATACTGGAGCAactaaaataaatgccagattGAGTGTGGAGTTTTTAATGTCATGTAAATTGCATTGATTTACATGACATTAAAAATCACTAACAATTATTTTAATAGTTGACAAatcactgatttttaaaaatttgtcaaCATATTGGGTCACATATAAATCAAGTACCTTTATATTACTCTAGGATGAACATTTTAGTTGTAAATGTCCACCGGAACCAAAAACTGCACTGAGAAAAGTTGGACTATGAATAAAATGTAACTATATGGTTTCCCTTAGTGTTTTCTTTATAAGCCAGACGGGTCGCCAGCCTGCACCTGACTAAAACAGTGCTACAAAATGTATACATATTTCAACTGTATCTGGTGATGAGTTTGAAAGTGCAATGGCAACACCTTCATGGTAAATATGTGAACAAACCTGTCACCGCTCTCTGCAATTGCACTGAACAGCCTTGCACTATTGCttgtttgttaatgttaatgtatTTAATGTTTTTCTATGAGAGATGGGTTATTTAAGGTCAAATAGTGTTCTACTTCTGAAATGGGGACAATTTGCAAAGTTCAGAATACATCTTATGTTTAGGTTTCAAAATGGCAGACATTACTAACCATTCTGGATTATGGTTTACATCCAGGTCACATTCACCACCTTTTCGCACAACTGGGCCTAATGACAAACACAGACAACACAAATTCATGAATTTAAACCAACCATGAGTTGTCAAATGTTTCGCAAAAAAACATTATGGTACTTGAGATGTGACATTATGGACTATTTACTTAATATTTTTCTGCATAAGTCAGTTGAAATTTgattaatgttatttttattaaggttaataataaataatataaaataataaaatgttcaTGTTTTAAACAGAGTGATCTGCTTACACACAGAAGGATTGGCCTCCTTCTCTTGGAGCACCTCGGTCACCAATGCCATTAACTTCTCCAGCCTCACAAGCTCTTTCTGCATCTCCATCTTTTGCTGGCAAATGAGGGAACGGAAACAAAAGCAGCCTTTACAAATGACTGAACTGAGGAGGGTGAGAAGAAAAGCTTGGAATGCAACCTTCAGTTCACACATGAAGAATAATGAGTGTCAATCAGCGGAGGTGGAAACTAAACTTAGCTGTTACTAATGATTGGAAAACTCAAGGATGTCttgttgttaatttttttaactgccATTAAATATGCGTATATGCGCTTATCGTAGGTTTCTTTTGACAACAAAAGATGTAAATGGCAGTGAAACGGTTGAACAAAAAATTCAGTGTGATATGAACATAAATTGACTGAGGCTTGACAGCGGACAGATAAAGGGAGAATGCAGGATGATTGATGAGCAGAACAACAAACATCATCTCCTCTGCGGCCCATGTAAATAAAATGCAATTTAAAAACTTGCTGAGAGGGACgtcttttcaaaaaataaaaaagcaaagCAATCTGTCATTCTGGAGATGACAGTCCCATTGGGAATAATGAGGATGTCGCCCTCTGTAGGATGATGGGGAAATGCATGTAGAAATGCTGggaccacattttttaatacatacaaGTAAACCCCTTTtactggattggatgtctgttgctgtgaatgGAGATAACTCGTTCAAATTTACCTGTGTGACAAGAAGCTCAGTTGCGAATTGTGACGACTCTGCAGAAATGCTGGCACCAGTCACtggcacatcatctgcaaaaaagtCATTCACTGCTTAACTGAAAGAAAATGGAGTAAAAATACTTAGCAAAATTCTGTAAATTCTCCATTATCTTACGTTCATCTGGAGGGTCAAACAAATCGACAGATGCTTGGCTGGAGGCAACGTAGTCCGGACTCGAACTCCATCCTGGCACATCATTAGCTTCCTGGTCATTAGTTTCAGCATTAGCTTCCTGCTGGTCAGCGTCAGCATTAGCTTCATGTCCATTAGCTTTATCGGCACATCTGTCCTGAGTGGGTGGAGTGTCTTTTTGGAATATTTCAAAAGTTTGCAACTGCTCACTGAAGCTGCTTTGTGTCTCTGATGAGTACTGCAGCCTCCGGGCTCTCCTTCGCATTTTCCTCCTAGGTTTGCTTCGGCTGTACGATAGCGGGCTTGTCTGTGTTCCGTGACGTGGTTGGCCTGGTGGGATGTCAAGGCCGTCGGGAGTCATGGAGCAGTCAGTCTCTAAGAGATGTTGGTACGCAGTCACTGAACTGTTCCCAGCCTTGGTAGGACTTTCTGTGGTGTTCTTTTGACTCTCCCTTGTAGAGGTTTCTAACGTACTCTCTGGAATTACCTGGCGCTCTCGTTCATGAAAGCAAAGTCCAGAATCAACGATCTGGGGGACAAAGGACATAAGAGGGCTTTCTGTTTCACGCATTGCCACTTTGTTGGGACTCAAGGCACTGCTGACAGTACTCCTGAGGAGAACTGAAGCAGCTACCACTTCTGAATTTATTTTCCTCAAGGGAAAATTGGTCGGGGGGATCAAATCGCTACAAGGTGATGGCTCGGTTAGGTCCGACATTGGCAAAGTTTGTTCTTTGGCACACTGTTGATCTGATTCAGTAGGGTTGCTCTTCTTCGGACTGAGCATGGGTTTTTCATCCCCACTCTGACTCTTCTTCCTGTTTGAACGGGTAAGGCGGAATGACTTTCTTTTGGTTGGCTTGAAGCTCTTGAAGAGTTGTTCAGTGTCCATCTCGCTATCGTTACAGTTCTCCTTTTCCGCCGTGGTACTCGGAATTGAACGATGAACTCGACCTTCCACAGTCACCCCATCGACAGTTGCAGAACTTGGGATCAGAGGAAGGTCAGTATCTGCAAATGCCTTGCTTTCAGTTAGAGGAACTCCCGTGACAAGATTCTCCAGATTGGAGATCTCCATGTTTTCGATTGCACAGATGTTTTTGTCATAAACGTATCCGTTACTTCTAGGAGTCTTTGTATCTGACTGAACCAATGTTCCATTGTCTTTAACATTCTTTTTAAGTGATTTCGCACCCTGCCGAGTTGTGAGGAATGGCTTCCTTTTGGTGGGTTTGGAGCGCTTGAAGAGTTGATCACTGTCCATCTTGCTATCATTACTGTTCTCCTCCTTTTCCGCCAGGGTACTTGCAATCAAACACTTAACTGCCTCTTCTTGAGCAACCCCATTGTCAGTTGCAGAACTTGGGATTGGAGGAGGGTCAGGATCTGCACATGCCTTGCTTTCAGTTAGAGTGACTCCAGTGACAACATTCTCCAGATGGGAGAGCTCCATGTTTTCGATTGCACAAATGTCTTTCTCATAAACGCATCCGTTACTTTTACAATTATTTTGATCCAACAGAGGTGATGTTCTATTGTCTTTGACTttctttccgagtgtttttgcaCCCTGTCCAGTTGCAGCTTTCAAGGGAGTTTGCTGCTGTGCATTCTGGGAGGACAAAAGCAGCCTTCTGCTTCTCCTAATGCAGGATGCGACGGCCGACTCCTGGTCCTCGCTGCTTGGGTAGTTCTCAATATGAACCTGAACGGCCTCTGGTGGCAGCTTACTCTTAGCGATGTCATCTTCATTTTGCACTCCGACAAGAATCAGAGGTTTCACAGTTCTGGCGGACCTGGTGGATTTGCCTCTCTCTGAAGAACCTCTCGGCTTGTCTGCTTTTTTCGGACCAATGCATTCCATCTTCGCCTTTGTCTGCAAATCGGAGTCAACCTGCTGTAATGCACTACGTAATCTCTTTATTGGCTTGCGTTTAAGATGAATGATTTCGAGGCtgtaaaaatcaattttgtcattTTCATCATTTTCTGAAGAATTGTCTAGATCCTCATCATGAATATTTGTTGTAGACATTTCCACATCTCCACAATTCTCTTCAGTGCTTTTCCTGACATCAGCAAGTGTCACGCTGGTCGCCTTGGGCTGTATCCCTGAGGAGTGTGCGTTTGAGTTACTTTTTCGCTCTCGTTTGTAGGTGGTTCCAAACACCTCATCCTCAAGGGTTTTGGTGACCTGCTTCTTATTGTTGAATGTCTTGATGTCCGGAGTTGAAGCGGAGCGATTCGAGTCATCTGAAATGCGAGCAACTTCTGTGGGTTCATCCAACACAAGGCTCTCCTCAGCAGGAACCTTCAGAAGCCACTCGGCAACCTTCTCCACACtttccttcttcttcttctcagAGATATGCTCCAACTCTGGATCAGTTTTCTGCCCAGCAGATTGCGTTACAGTTTGATTTTCCAAAACAGCTGGCACAACTTGGTCCTTTCGGCTTTTCCTTCGAGACACTAGTCTTGAGGTTTTAACTGTTGCTTTCTTTGACTCCATATACTGTGAGGTTTGAACAGAGTCTGTGAGGCCGCCTTCTTGAATTTCACCTTCTGTCATCAAAGGATTGGAATCATCAAAGCCCATGACTTTTGCAAATCCTTGGAGGGCTAAATAGAGAAATAAATGCAATCATTTAAGAATTCTCAGCACAAAATACTTTCTGAGTGACAAAAATAACACGCTATAAGTATATCAATTCAATTATCTTATGAGCCGCCGATCATTTCGAGGGTTATCAGTATATTtgtagctgaaaataagattcTAAGATTTCAACTTCATCTGAACAATCAGGGGAATTACAGTTTTGTGTGAAAAAGTTGTGTCTACAACCAAGCTTTTACCTGCTTTTGTTGATGAGTGAGAACTCTGAAGTGTATTTTCAACACCCTCCAATTTGTCTGTTGGCTTATCAACCTGCTTGTCATAAATGACACTGCTTTGAATGAAAAGGATTTAATAACCATTAGTGACAAGTGACAGTTAAAATCAAACGGAATTCCAATATGATTGAATCGCACTCACTGAGATCGTTTTATTTCCTGCGCAAGTCCAGTGAAATCTATCGATGAacaatgttaaagtcacccttTTTTGTTGAGATAGCTAAAATTATAGctgtacagtacttacagtttgtgGCAGTGTCATACTCATATGCCTGGATCATGTCCTGCACTCCTGTGACAAGTCTTTGAAAACTCTGACTCTCCCGCAAGCTCCtacacagggaaaaaaacagggGTCATTCAGGATATATGAACAAAAGAGACTATTTTATCAGAGACTTATTAAATGTCCAACCTCTTGGTTATCTTTTCTTTACACACTGGGCAGTTGGCTGTGCTTCTTTTGGTGTTGTCCAACAGCTTTAGCATACAAAATCTAAGGAGGTGGATGAAAAGTGTTGAGTAACGACTAATTAAGAacatgtaataaataaataaatataaataaataaataaataaataaagtgtaGGTATATAGCGTATCAATTAAATGTAAACTGATTAAATTCATATAATACTATACAAAGGAAGAAAAGTTACAACTTTGGTCATGTAATAAATTAAATGTGcactttatatgtttttggtagATTATTGACAATTTAAAAAGTGGCATTCCGTCTCCTAATAAATCAAGTGCAATAAATATGACAATGAAATGATACTTACTTGCAAAACTGGTGGTCACACTTTGTAGAAACAGGTTGAGTCAACAATTCCAGACTATTTGTGAAGATAAAATattagaacaacattttcattgaaaaagtgttCCATGCAATTTAATGGCTAGAACAGCCTTTTAATGATATTTACCAAATAGGACACTGCAGGGTCTCCCAGAGGACAGTTatccctcttttgacctcggtaTCAATATTCATGATGTCGTTTTTAACTAAGGGCAACAAAACGGTAAGTAACTAAGTTTCTACAATACGTCAGCGAGTATTTAAATTCATGTAGTCTCATTGTACCAAGCAATGTCGTCATTTTAGCAGTTTAGTCTAATGACAAGGACCAGCGTGTTTCAGGAAATACAATGTTATTGGGGCGGTTAACGACACATAACATGTTGGACCTGACATAAATAATACCAACATAACAAATGAACAACACATTAGCATGGAAGCCGTATTACAGAAGTACATTTTATGTCAGTTTAACCTACCGCCCTTCCTTGACTTGCTTCAGTTTTCCCGCAAACTCTTTTCTTCTCTTGTTTGTGTTCAACAGCTGACTTCGGATTTAGATGGCGCTACTCGTCTGGTGGGAGGTTGTAACTACAACGTTCAACAGTCAAAACAAGCGTtgagttcttttttttaataaagaacaATCGAGTACGATGATATTCCAAGCATATTTACACTTtctcttcattaaaaaaatgaaaaggaatCTGTTTAGTTTGAATCAAAATAACCTTCTGGTTTTCCATCAATACGCAGAGGGCGCTACCGTGCTGCCATGTTTGATcatgcgtgtttttttttttttttaacgaagaaGAAGGAAGTAAACATCAACACGGAAGTGAAAAGAAAGAACGACGATCACGAGAACTGTTTtactatttatttccatttattatttctttacTGTAAGCGCTAAACATTTTATGCAGTGACTTCCACATGCGTGTATTATATGACTGTATATCGCTTTTAAGGTAACCACGCATTTTACATAACTAGCATGTCGCCGCTAGCTAAAAGCTAACCTTAACGTAGGCTAGGCGTTAAAATGAAACGATCTTGAAATATATCGTGTGATTTTGCGCACTTAATGATTTCCTATCTTTGTACTTATAGTAAGTGATGGAGGGCTCCAAGACGTCGAGCACAACGATGCAAGTTAGTTTCGTTTGTCAGCGGTGCTGCCAGCCCCTCAAACTCGACACGTCTTTCAATGTACTGGACCGGGTCACCATCCACGAACTGATTGGTATGGTTAATCTCCTGGGTGGATGGGGCagaaaatgtcatcaaaatctgGAATGACTGTCGTACTATTTTGTATGGCTTCTCAGCTCCACTGGTGACTGTCACGCCCAGCAAACAGGCAGATTGTGCTGAAGGAGACTCAACGTCAGAGGTAAGTAGGATCTTTGGAACTCCTTTGTCTCTGAAAATCATTAATACTTTAAATAAAATTCAGGAGACCTTTGtagaaaacaagcaagatggcgtGTCAAGAAAATACATCCCACCGGCACGGTgagtgtttaattaaaaaaaaaaaatacagcattggctgccattgatgtcagtaaatccatttgaactgggatggctgTAGAGACTATTTTTCACTGTTGAACCTGTCGGCAGGATGATGTCCACAGAGAGTGCAAACAGCTTCACTTTGCTAGGAGACGCTTCCGATGGTGGTACTATGGAAAATCTAAGCCGCAGACTCAAGGTAACATGGCTGGAAAATATCCAAAAGAAGTACAACAGTGTGTATGTGGTATGTattggttttaataaaatgattaCATTTGTTGTGGCAGGTGACAAGTGACCTGTTTGACATCATGTCCGGTCAGACTGATGTGGACCACCCACTGTGTGAGGAATGTACCGACACTCTGCTGGACCACCTGGATACACAGCTTAACATCACTGAGAATGAATGTCAGAATTACAAGTGAGTCAAATCAAAGGCATGCTGTAGTGAGattgtaatgtaattttgatgtggtGTGTTCAGGCAGTGTCTGGAGCTCCTCTCCCAGCTGCCAGTGGAGGACGAGGAGACGCTCTTGAGCGAGCTGCAGCATCTAAAGGAGGAGGAGGCGGCGCTAGTGCAGCAGCTGGAGGCTGTGGAGGAGCAGCGGGCCGGCGTGGCCCAAGAGCTCACGCAGAGCCGAGCGCAGGCTCAACAGCTGGAGACTGAGGAACTGCAGTGAGTGGCGGAGGAGGGATGGTTACTGTTTTTtccccaccttttttttttttcaaacatgggAATGGaatattaaagttttttttaccgtttttaaaataacaaaacaaatatttacGATCAAGAGGCTCAAAACAggattttaccttttttttttttttcttcaaagcaAAAGTGTCTTCAAACATTAAATCGACAATCCAAATAGTTCTCGATTAAACATGACAGCCCTATTTACCATGAGCCATTTGATTGCATTTTTCGACaaagtgatacttttttttgtttcagataCCAAAAGGAGTACAGTGAGTTCAAACGCCAACAGCTGGAACTAGACGACGAACTGAAGAGCGTCGACAACCAGATGCGTTACTGTCAGATTCAGCTGGACCGACTCAAGAAAACCAATGTCTTCAATGCCACTTTTCACATCTGGTAGGCGCTGCAGTACAGCCAAATGCCCATTAGACGTTTGGGGTTAATGAATAACGTGCCGTTTTTCAACGTCCAGGCACAGCGGGCAGTTCGGCACCATCAACAACTTCCGACTGGGTCGACTTCCCAGCGTGCCAGTAGAATGGAATGAGATCAATGCAGCTTGGGGGCAAACAGTGTTGCTGTTGCATGCATTGGCTAACAAGATGGGGCTGCGTTTTCAGAGGTTTTTAAATTTATGAATCAATTCATTTTAAACCTTTGGCGAGTGCGGGACTGAAACAAAACTGATTTTTCAACTCAGGTATCGCCTTGTGCCATATGGAAACCATTCCTACTTGGAGTCCCTTATAGACAAGTCAAAGGTAAGGAGGTTGTTTAGATTCATTTTTCAATTCAAGCTCTTTACtttgcctttttattttttttctaggaaCTTCCACTGTATTGTTCAGGTGGCCTGAGGTTCTTCTGGGACAATAAGTTTGACCACGCAATGGTGGCTTTCCTGGACTGCGTGCAGCAATTTAAAGATGAggtggaaaaaggtgacactggCTTCTGTCTTCCATACAGGTAAGAATTGGAGCACCTATTGAGGCTGTGTCAAAATATATAAGAGCTAATTGAGTTAActatgtactcacacacatctcTGGATGAATGTGTGATGTCAGGATGGACGTCGAGAAGGGCAAGATTGAGGACACTGGTGGAAGTGGCGGCTCCTACTCTATCAAGACGCAGTTTAACTCTGAGGAGCAATGGACAAAAGCGCTTAAGTTTATGCTCACCAACCTTAAATGGGGGTTGGCTTGGGTTACTTCACAGTTCTACAAcagataaaatttgaaaaagagAAGACATGAAGATGGAACAGAGTTGGAGAAATTGTACCTTATGATTTGGTCCCGTCATACTCTTCCCTTCAAAAGTGAATGTAACTGTTCCTGAAACTTACACGTATCACTAGGCAACTATTGAAGTGAGTTGAAGAGCCTCATACAAAGGTAGTTCCCAgttttgaacatacattgccgtaACTTCCCATGGAAATTTACTGGTTAAGTTGGTGTCTCTAAAGCAGAGGTGAGGAAACCTAGCCCCAAAACAATACACAGAATTGCATTTAAAAACGTTGCATCTTGTCATGTATTAAGGCGAACCTAAAAgtgaaaagcatgttccccagcACTGtgaaagtatttttaaaaattgcactGAAAGCTGATACAATAACTTGTTAAAcattatttggggggggggggggggggggactacaGTCCATACAAGATGAATGCTGACCAGTAAACACACTGTAAAGTTTCGGGTATGCTAGGATGGTCACTATGGATTAAATTAACACATTATCCTTCAAATCATGAACATTTGAGTTTCTGTAGCACAAAACATTCCTGGATCAGATTGGGTAACCAAATATTTCTTTTATTGGTTACATACATACTATAATTACTTccatggatttttttgtcttcacaACACTCATTCACTCATAAATCCCCCGCGTCTCAACCCATTTACTGCTGTTGACGGCgattgacgtcaatggcatcgaaacatgatcattcactcccAGTTGGTTAGCGGGATATTTCATATTCAATTAAACAGCTGACAGCTTCCAGTTTAATATAGAAGATAATCACGCCT from Corythoichthys intestinalis isolate RoL2023-P3 chromosome 21, ASM3026506v1, whole genome shotgun sequence includes:
- the LOC130909139 gene encoding breast cancer type 1 susceptibility protein homolog isoform X1 gives rise to the protein MTTLLVKNDIMNIDTEVKRGITVLWETLQCPICLELLTQPVSTKCDHQFCKFCMLKLLDNTKRSTANCPVCKEKITKRSLRESQSFQRLVTGVQDMIQAYEYDTATNYFTGLAQEIKRSHSVIYDKQVDKPTDKLEGVENTLQSSHSSTKAALQGFAKVMGFDDSNPLMTEGEIQEGGLTDSVQTSQYMESKKATVKTSRLVSRRKSRKDQVVPAVLENQTVTQSAGQKTDPELEHISEKKKKESVEKVAEWLLKVPAEESLVLDEPTEVARISDDSNRSASTPDIKTFNNKKQVTKTLEDEVFGTTYKRERKSNSNAHSSGIQPKATSVTLADVRKSTEENCGDVEMSTTNIHDEDLDNSSENDENDKIDFYSLEIIHLKRKPIKRLRSALQQVDSDLQTKAKMECIGPKKADKPRGSSERGKSTRSARTVKPLILVGVQNEDDIAKSKLPPEAVQVHIENYPSSEDQESAVASCIRRSRRLLLSSQNAQQQTPLKAATGQGAKTLGKKVKDNRTSPLLDQNNCKSNGCVYEKDICAIENMELSHLENVVTGVTLTESKACADPDPPPIPSSATDNGVAQEEAVKCLIASTLAEKEENSNDSKMDSDQLFKRSKPTKRKPFLTTRQGAKSLKKNVKDNGTLVQSDTKTPRSNGYVYDKNICAIENMEISNLENLVTGVPLTESKAFADTDLPLIPSSATVDGVTVEGRVHRSIPSTTAEKENCNDSEMDTEQLFKSFKPTKRKSFRLTRSNRKKSQSGDEKPMLSPKKSNPTESDQQCAKEQTLPMSDLTEPSPCSDLIPPTNFPLRKINSEVVAASVLLRSTVSSALSPNKVAMRETESPLMSFVPQIVDSGLCFHERERQVIPESTLETSTRESQKNTTESPTKAGNSSVTAYQHLLETDCSMTPDGLDIPPGQPRHGTQTSPLSYSRSKPRRKMRRRARRLQYSSETQSSFSEQLQTFEIFQKDTPPTQDRCADKANGHEANADADQQEANAETNDQEANDVPGWSSSPDYVASSQASVDLFDPPDEHDVPVTGASISAESSQFATELLVTQQKMEMQKELVRLEKLMALVTEVLQEKEANPSVCPVVRKGGECDLDVNHNPECKTLAEVMEEPERRPQNGEQLAQTAKEMSTTPSAHAEAGEKSVAESNSTSSDKENKTPESDGNRAKMVLVSSGLAPAEQITVKRFAKRLCARVVSQVTAEVTHIVMRTDDQLVCERTLKYFLGIASRKWVVSFNWITECFKQKKLLDESLYEVRGDVVNGSNHLGPMRARTTNDDNLLMRDYEICFQGPFPDMTTEEMEWMVQLCGATVAKDPLELQMKRKSNQLVIVQTASAPCTYSGLLKQVPVVTRGWLLDSVGTYTLQGYSNYLA
- the LOC130909139 gene encoding breast cancer type 1 susceptibility protein homolog isoform X3, encoding MNIDTEVKRGITVLWETLQCPICLELLTQPVSTKCDHQFCKFCMLKLLDNTKRSTANCPVCKEKITKRSLRESQSFQRLVTGVQDMIQAYEYDTATNYFTGLAQEIKRSHSVIYDKQVDKPTDKLEGVENTLQSSHSSTKAALQGFAKVMGFDDSNPLMTEGEIQEGGLTDSVQTSQYMESKKATVKTSRLVSRRKSRKDQVVPAVLENQTVTQSAGQKTDPELEHISEKKKKESVEKVAEWLLKVPAEESLVLDEPTEVARISDDSNRSASTPDIKTFNNKKQVTKTLEDEVFGTTYKRERKSNSNAHSSGIQPKATSVTLADVRKSTEENCGDVEMSTTNIHDEDLDNSSENDENDKIDFYSLEIIHLKRKPIKRLRSALQQVDSDLQTKAKMECIGPKKADKPRGSSERGKSTRSARTVKPLILVGVQNEDDIAKSKLPPEAVQVHIENYPSSEDQESAVASCIRRSRRLLLSSQNAQQQTPLKAATGQGAKTLGKKVKDNRTSPLLDQNNCKSNGCVYEKDICAIENMELSHLENVVTGVTLTESKACADPDPPPIPSSATDNGVAQEEAVKCLIASTLAEKEENSNDSKMDSDQLFKRSKPTKRKPFLTTRQGAKSLKKNVKDNGTLVQSDTKTPRSNGYVYDKNICAIENMEISNLENLVTGVPLTESKAFADTDLPLIPSSATVDGVTVEGRVHRSIPSTTAEKENCNDSEMDTEQLFKSFKPTKRKSFRLTRSNRKKSQSGDEKPMLSPKKSNPTESDQQCAKEQTLPMSDLTEPSPCSDLIPPTNFPLRKINSEVVAASVLLRSTVSSALSPNKVAMRETESPLMSFVPQIVDSGLCFHERERQVIPESTLETSTRESQKNTTESPTKAGNSSVTAYQHLLETDCSMTPDGLDIPPGQPRHGTQTSPLSYSRSKPRRKMRRRARRLQYSSETQSSFSEQLQTFEIFQKDTPPTQDRCADKANGHEANADADQQEANAETNDQEANDVPGWSSSPDYVASSQASVDLFDPPDEHDVPVTGASISAESSQFATELLVTQQKMEMQKELVRLEKLMALVTEVLQEKEANPSVCPVVRKGGECDLDVNHNPECKTLAEVMEEPERRPQNGEQLAQTAKEMSTTPSAHAEAGEKSVAESNSTSSDKENKTPESDGNRAKMVLVSSGLAPAEQITVKRFAKRLCARVVSQVTAEVTHIVMRTDDQLVCERTLKYFLGIASRKWVVSFNWITECFKQKKLLDESLYEVRGDVVNGSNHLGPMRARTTNDDNLLMRDYEICFQGPFPDMTTEEMEWMVQLCGATVAKDPLELQMKRKSNQLVIVQTASAPCTYSGLLKQVPVVTRGWLLDSVGTYTLQGYSNYLA
- the LOC130909139 gene encoding breast cancer type 1 susceptibility protein homolog isoform X2; this translates as MTTLLVKNDIMNIDTEVKRGITVLWETLQCPICLELLTQPVSTKCDHQFCKFCMLKLLDNTKRSTANCPVCKEKITKRSLRESQSFQRLVTGVQDMIQAYEYDTATNYFTGLAQEIKRSHVIYDKQVDKPTDKLEGVENTLQSSHSSTKAALQGFAKVMGFDDSNPLMTEGEIQEGGLTDSVQTSQYMESKKATVKTSRLVSRRKSRKDQVVPAVLENQTVTQSAGQKTDPELEHISEKKKKESVEKVAEWLLKVPAEESLVLDEPTEVARISDDSNRSASTPDIKTFNNKKQVTKTLEDEVFGTTYKRERKSNSNAHSSGIQPKATSVTLADVRKSTEENCGDVEMSTTNIHDEDLDNSSENDENDKIDFYSLEIIHLKRKPIKRLRSALQQVDSDLQTKAKMECIGPKKADKPRGSSERGKSTRSARTVKPLILVGVQNEDDIAKSKLPPEAVQVHIENYPSSEDQESAVASCIRRSRRLLLSSQNAQQQTPLKAATGQGAKTLGKKVKDNRTSPLLDQNNCKSNGCVYEKDICAIENMELSHLENVVTGVTLTESKACADPDPPPIPSSATDNGVAQEEAVKCLIASTLAEKEENSNDSKMDSDQLFKRSKPTKRKPFLTTRQGAKSLKKNVKDNGTLVQSDTKTPRSNGYVYDKNICAIENMEISNLENLVTGVPLTESKAFADTDLPLIPSSATVDGVTVEGRVHRSIPSTTAEKENCNDSEMDTEQLFKSFKPTKRKSFRLTRSNRKKSQSGDEKPMLSPKKSNPTESDQQCAKEQTLPMSDLTEPSPCSDLIPPTNFPLRKINSEVVAASVLLRSTVSSALSPNKVAMRETESPLMSFVPQIVDSGLCFHERERQVIPESTLETSTRESQKNTTESPTKAGNSSVTAYQHLLETDCSMTPDGLDIPPGQPRHGTQTSPLSYSRSKPRRKMRRRARRLQYSSETQSSFSEQLQTFEIFQKDTPPTQDRCADKANGHEANADADQQEANAETNDQEANDVPGWSSSPDYVASSQASVDLFDPPDEHDVPVTGASISAESSQFATELLVTQQKMEMQKELVRLEKLMALVTEVLQEKEANPSVCPVVRKGGECDLDVNHNPECKTLAEVMEEPERRPQNGEQLAQTAKEMSTTPSAHAEAGEKSVAESNSTSSDKENKTPESDGNRAKMVLVSSGLAPAEQITVKRFAKRLCARVVSQVTAEVTHIVMRTDDQLVCERTLKYFLGIASRKWVVSFNWITECFKQKKLLDESLYEVRGDVVNGSNHLGPMRARTTNDDNLLMRDYEICFQGPFPDMTTEEMEWMVQLCGATVAKDPLELQMKRKSNQLVIVQTASAPCTYSGLLKQVPVVTRGWLLDSVGTYTLQGYSNYLA
- the becn1 gene encoding beclin-1; its protein translation is MEGSKTSSTTMQVSFVCQRCCQPLKLDTSFNVLDRVTIHELIAPLVTVTPSKQADCAEGDSTSEETFVENKQDGVSRKYIPPARMMSTESANSFTLLGDASDGGTMENLSRRLKVTSDLFDIMSGQTDVDHPLCEECTDTLLDHLDTQLNITENECQNYKQCLELLSQLPVEDEETLLSELQHLKEEEAALVQQLEAVEEQRAGVAQELTQSRAQAQQLETEELQYQKEYSEFKRQQLELDDELKSVDNQMRYCQIQLDRLKKTNVFNATFHIWHSGQFGTINNFRLGRLPSVPVEWNEINAAWGQTVLLLHALANKMGLRFQRYRLVPYGNHSYLESLIDKSKELPLYCSGGLRFFWDNKFDHAMVAFLDCVQQFKDEVEKGDTGFCLPYRMDVEKGKIEDTGGSGGSYSIKTQFNSEEQWTKALKFMLTNLKWGLAWVTSQFYNR